Proteins encoded in a region of the Magallana gigas chromosome 8, xbMagGiga1.1, whole genome shotgun sequence genome:
- the LOC105330632 gene encoding acetylcholine receptor subunit delta translates to MAWFDEFLQWDELSTGIEIMYFKQNEIWTPDLVLKNSVQTIKELGGDFYYLSVTSDGLVRWLPFQVFESKCAMIDITFFPFDDQTCYITVHSWSFNKYEVNVTHFDDFPVNFYDFVENSVWSIVSTGSSASPESEVDSEVTFILHLRRKPLYYVMNLILPVVLLGVLNLLVFIIPADAGEKMSFAMTVFLSFAVFLSIISMQLPVNSDNTSLLGVYLVFQMILGVGTITISSLQLRLHHRNSEVGRFYRGIVKFERYLRCTKCKKFPRIKPVGEDNLDVVDWRAVSSAIDFVSLFTMLVFEIVAISVIMVKLIHSTRG, encoded by the exons ATGGCGTGGTTCGACGAATTTCTTCAGTGGGACGAACTAAGCACTGGTATCGAAATAATGTATTTCAAACAG AATGAAATATGGACTCCAGACTTGGTATTAAAGAATAGTGTTCAAACTATAAAGGAGCTTGGTGGAGATTTCTACTACTTGAGCGTTACTTCAGATGGTCTAGTAAGATGGCTGCCTTTTCAAGTATTTGAAAGTAAATGTGCCATGATAGATATCACCTTTTTTCCTTTTGACGACCAGACCTGCTATATAACAGTCCACAGTTGGAGCTTCAATAAATACGAGGTGAACGTGACCCATTTCGACGATtttcctgtaaacttttatgactTTGTAGAAAATTCGGTCTGGAGCATCGTATCAACTGGATCCTCTGCATCTCCAGAGTCGGAAGTGGACTCGGAAGTTACATTCATCCTGCACTTGCGCCGAAAACCTCTTTACTACGTCATGAATCTGATCCTTCCTGTTGTTCTTCTAGGCGTTTTAAATCTTCTTGTATTTATCATCCCTGCGGACGCCGGAGAAAAAATGTCTTTCGCGATGACTGTTTTCCTGTCCTTCGCTGTGTTTTTGTCCATCATCAGTATGCAGCTTCCTGTAAATTCCGATAATACATCACTATTAGGAGTTTATCTCgtatttcaaatgatattaGGGGTAGGGACTATAACTATTTCATCACTTCAACTTCGGCTTCACCACCGAAATTCAGAGGTTGGAAGGTTTTACAGAGGGATCGTGAAATTCGAGCGATATCTCCGGTGTACAAAATGTAAGAAGTTTCCCAGAATCAAACCAGTTGGTGAAGATAATTTGGACGTGGTTGATTGGAGAGCGGTTTCGTCTGCAATagattttgtttctttatttacaATGTTAGTTTTTGAAATCGTAGCTATCTCTGTCATAATGGTTAAATTGATTCACAGTACCCGTGGTTAG